A region of Lepeophtheirus salmonis chromosome 13, UVic_Lsal_1.4, whole genome shotgun sequence DNA encodes the following proteins:
- the LOC121127811 gene encoding uncharacterized protein — protein sequence METNRVLILHLLSFCLFHQCFGILSNTTCEDTDETYCHSSIGSSKESCFDAAFQYTCPKSCGICDAKCRDNNGACYRDSIEECFEPQIANECPKSCAGCDECEDLISIEFCESIKNRCNTDASVRYSCRKTCDLCKSNCNNAYYDDTVCEEYQARDTCDDELRSTKMKEMCKKTCNGCE from the exons ATGGAAACAAACCGAGTACTGATCCTACATTTATTGAGCTTCTGTTTATTTCATCAATGTTTTGGAATTTTGTCGA acACTACCTGTGAAGATACCGATGAAACCTACTGTCATTCATCAATAGGTTCTAGCAAAGAATCTTGCTTCGACGCTGCGTTTCAATACACTTGCCCTAAATCTTGTGGTATTTGTGATG CTAAGTGTAGAGATAATAATGGTGCTTGCTATAGAGATTCTATAGAGGAATGCTTTGAACCTCAAATTGCAAATGAATGTCCGAAATCGTGTGCCGGATGTGATG aatgcGAGGACCTGATTTCTATTGAATTTTGTGAATCGATTAAAAATCGATGCAACACGGATGCTTCAGTTCGATATTCTTGTAGAAAAACCTGCGACTTATGCA agagtaattgtaataatgcATATTATGATGACACCGTTTGTGAAGAATACCAAGCTAGAGACACCTGTGATGATGAACTTCGTtcaacaaaaatgaaagaaatgtgCAAGAAAACCTGTAATGGTTGtgaataa